The Sulfurihydrogenibium sp. YO3AOP1 genome has a window encoding:
- a CDS encoding DEAD/DEAH box helicase: protein MIKKVDFEIRTPSVFNIDNFDKRVSISDNLFKDIPSIKDSGKIYDLKKGSFIYNLPRQSENKKNVSNSTKYKTLSLFDYIKPILMPEIDVDLYSELHFPSPLFNYQIQGIKFLLSNKSALLADQMGTGKTVMTTTAIRILFIKGLIKKAMVVVPSNLINVWQSHLKNWAPELQFLTINDTKDMRNILWQIRAHVYIISYDTLKNDYKEKSVLLKDFSKNLDLIVLDEAHNIKNKDTFKAKAVKSISKNAHYRWALSGTPLQNNIKELVSLLEFLIPNQKFDNLTIEELKEILKSIMLRRLKKDVLSQLPEKLPPEIEKFELSPIQKQYYENYLNYERSRLLNLYERIKYEKNFNYMMKQNLIFSLQKLRQICNFPPESIHSPKVERLKEIVKELADQKEKVVIFTNFVNEGVDKIIKNIKTILQPQQIVSYHGSLKPDEKNLAVKKFVEDEKCLVFVGTINAAGEGLTLTSSSYVIFFDLHWNPAKMWQAEDRVHRIGQKNKVNIYTFITQNTVEEKIMQKLEEKRSMINNVIDDVSSDIESVSLSDLLDFIGLSPSVI, encoded by the coding sequence ATGATTAAGAAAGTAGATTTTGAGATAAGAACTCCTTCTGTTTTTAATATAGATAATTTTGATAAAAGAGTTTCAATAAGTGATAATCTTTTTAAAGATATTCCATCTATAAAAGATTCTGGCAAAATTTATGACTTAAAAAAAGGAAGTTTTATTTATAATCTGCCAAGACAGTCTGAAAATAAAAAGAATGTTTCAAACAGTACTAAATATAAAACTTTATCATTGTTTGATTATATAAAACCTATACTTATGCCGGAGATAGATGTCGATTTATATTCAGAATTACATTTTCCCTCCCCGCTTTTTAATTACCAGATACAAGGGATAAAATTTTTACTGTCTAACAAATCAGCACTCCTTGCAGACCAAATGGGAACGGGAAAAACAGTAATGACAACCACGGCTATCAGGATTCTTTTTATAAAGGGCTTAATAAAAAAAGCTATGGTAGTTGTTCCTTCAAACCTTATAAATGTATGGCAGTCTCATCTTAAAAATTGGGCTCCAGAACTTCAGTTTTTAACTATCAACGATACAAAAGATATGAGAAATATTCTTTGGCAGATAAGAGCCCATGTTTATATAATTAGCTATGATACTTTAAAAAACGATTATAAAGAAAAATCAGTGTTATTAAAAGATTTTTCAAAAAATCTTGATTTAATAGTCTTAGATGAAGCTCATAACATAAAAAATAAGGATACATTCAAAGCAAAAGCCGTTAAAAGTATTTCTAAGAATGCCCATTATAGATGGGCATTATCAGGAACTCCACTTCAAAACAACATAAAAGAACTTGTATCTTTGCTGGAATTTCTTATACCAAATCAAAAGTTTGATAATCTTACAATTGAAGAGCTAAAAGAGATTTTAAAATCTATTATGCTAAGAAGATTGAAAAAAGATGTTCTTTCACAGCTTCCGGAAAAGCTACCGCCAGAAATAGAAAAATTTGAGTTAAGTCCAATACAAAAACAGTACTACGAAAACTATTTAAACTATGAAAGAAGTAGGCTTTTAAATCTCTATGAAAGAATTAAGTATGAAAAAAACTTTAATTATATGATGAAGCAAAATTTAATCTTTTCACTCCAAAAACTTAGACAGATTTGTAATTTCCCGCCAGAATCAATCCACAGTCCAAAGGTAGAAAGGTTGAAAGAAATAGTAAAAGAATTAGCTGACCAAAAAGAAAAAGTTGTTATTTTTACAAACTTTGTGAATGAAGGTGTTGATAAAATAATTAAAAATATAAAAACAATATTACAACCCCAGCAGATAGTAAGTTATCATGGTTCTTTAAAACCGGATGAGAAAAATTTAGCCGTTAAAAAGTTTGTAGAAGATGAAAAATGTTTAGTTTTTGTAGGAACAATTAATGCAGCAGGAGAAGGATTGACACTAACATCAAGTAGCTATGTAATATTTTTTGATTTACATTGGAATCCGGCCAAAATGTGGCAGGCAGAAGACAGAGTTCATAGAATAGGTCAAAAAAACAAAGTCAATATTTACACATTCATAACTCAAAATACAGTAGAAGAAAAGATAATGCAAAAGCTTGAAGAAAAACGAAGCATGATAAACAATGTTATTGATGATGTATCTTCAGACATAGAGTCAGTATCACTGTCAGATTTATTAGATTTTATAGGTCTTTCTCCATCTGTTATATAA
- the rsmI gene encoding 16S rRNA (cytidine(1402)-2'-O)-methyltransferase produces the protein MAVLYVVATPIGNLKDISFRALDTLKKVKYIACEDTRQTKKLLNFYGIEDKHLISYHEHNEEEASEKILKILEKEDIALVSDAGTPCISDPGYRVVKKARENNIKVVPIPGPFAGAVALSASGLPSDKFLFLGFLPQKRSHKEKVLKKYIELDTTLILYESPNRVIDTVNLIKDLDEKANIVVAKELTKIHEEFIIGNPFEILDFFEKNLDKIKGEFVILVHPSEKKATIDEDEIKRRVIELKNQNLKSKEIAKIIADEYNLPKNQAYKMTLESGNEG, from the coding sequence ATGGCTGTTTTGTATGTTGTTGCCACACCTATCGGAAATCTTAAAGATATCTCGTTTAGAGCCTTAGATACACTTAAAAAGGTTAAATACATAGCTTGCGAAGACACAAGACAAACAAAAAAACTGCTAAATTTCTATGGGATAGAAGATAAGCATCTGATTAGCTATCACGAGCATAACGAAGAAGAAGCTTCGGAAAAGATATTAAAGATTTTAGAAAAAGAAGATATAGCATTGGTTTCCGATGCTGGAACTCCATGTATTTCAGACCCTGGTTATAGAGTTGTAAAAAAGGCAAGAGAAAATAATATAAAAGTTGTGCCAATTCCTGGTCCATTTGCAGGAGCTGTGGCACTATCTGCCTCAGGATTACCATCAGATAAATTTCTTTTCTTAGGATTTCTTCCACAAAAAAGGTCTCACAAAGAAAAGGTTTTGAAAAAATATATAGAGTTAGATACAACCTTAATACTTTATGAAAGTCCAAATAGAGTTATAGATACTGTCAATCTTATAAAAGACCTTGATGAAAAAGCTAATATCGTTGTTGCAAAGGAGCTTACAAAGATTCATGAAGAGTTTATCATTGGTAATCCTTTTGAAATTTTAGATTTTTTTGAAAAAAATCTAGACAAGATAAAAGGTGAGTTTGTTATTCTTGTCCATCCATCAGAAAAGAAAGCTACTATAGACGAAGATGAAATAAAAAGAAGAGTAATAGAGTTAAAAAATCAAAACTTAAAGTCAAAAGAGATAGCAAAGATTATAGCTGATGAGTATAATTTGCCTAAGAATCAAGCATACAAGATGACATTAGAGAGTGGTAATGAAGGCTGA